The Fodinibius saliphilus genomic interval TGGAAATAACTTAAGTGGTTCGCTTGATCCGCAACTTACGCAAATTGATCAAGGTGTTAAGATTGTCGCGCTGGGCTGGAATAACTTTAGTGGCGATATCCCCCAAGATGGGTATGGCTGGTACTATGATATGCGAAACTGGCGGTTGAATGACAATGATTTAACGGGACGTATACCCTGTGATTTATGGAATATGCTCAACAAAAGTGATAACCTGCGAAGGGTATACATGAATAACAATAGGTTCAGCAGTAATGCTACCAGCTGTATGAAAGAAGTAAGCAGCCCGGTGTTACAAACAATTAGTATTAGTGGGAATAATTTTTAGGTGAAAATTAACCAAGTGAAGTTCTTGCCAATTTGCAACTAGTATATAGAATAACGCCTACTAAATAGTGAGACTTTTAAAATTTGGCATAGCTCTTGTGGCATATAGTTAAAAGATGATGATATGCGATTACCAAGATATGAGAGATATCGAAACTGTAATATAACCAGTTAACCACTTATGCCAGACAATCTGAAATCACCAATTATTTTTTTTGGATTTGGTAGGTCAGGTACCACAATCATTTCCAATATTGTTTTCAGGCACCCCAAATTAGCATGGGTTTCCAATTATCAAGACAAGCTTCCCCAATACCGATCAATAAACGTACTTAGAAATATTCAAGATAATTCTTTGTGGAGAATAAAAAAGCCTAACAATGCCCACCTAGTTTCCTTTTTTTTTAAGTTCTTATTTTTACCAAGTGAGTCATATTCATTTTGGAATTGGGTAACAAAAAGAGAGTTCGGAAGGAGTTTCTTTTGGGAGATGACAGAAACAGAAAATAGAAATGCTATTCGTGAGGTATGCAGTAATATTGTCAAATACCAAAAACGTGAAAGGTTTTCATTTAAAATAACAGGGCCTTCGCGGTTAGAATATTTACACAGTATTTTTCCCGATGCAAAGTTTGTTTGGATAAAGAGAAGTCCGTTACCCAATATCAGGTCCCTTTTGAACATAGATTTTTTTCAAGACCGCAAACATGAATTGTGGTGGAAAGGGGATGTATATTCGAGTAAAGAGTTGAAAGAAATAAAAAACTGGAATGGGCAAGCCGAGCTTATAGCTGCCATCCAATATTATAAGGTACATGAAGTATTTCAGCTTGAAAGACAAAAACTCAACATCGAAAAAAATATATATGTATTACAGTATGAAGACTTTATTAAAAACAGTGATAGGGAGATGAAAAACCTTTTAGAATTTCTAAACCTTGATTACCATGATAATGTCAAAAGCTACTTACGTGATAGGGAGATTTATAATGCAAATAGAAAACAAGAATTCTATCTCTCTTCAGAGCTTGATGACCTCGTATTAAAAATAGCAACAGAGGGAATAGGATAAGATCTTGGTATCCCATTTTCTGGGCATAAAAACAGAGAGTGCAATAAAAGTGGGCTATGAACATATAGAGTAATATTTACTCAAACCGTTGACTAAAAATAACCCAATTTAGCTGGATTGGCTAAGGGGAGGTGTCTTAGTACGGCTTAACTCATAAGCTAAAAAATGGCACAACTCTTGTAATAAGTATTAGTGATGATTTACGTGTTTTTGGGTCGATATTTATTGGCTTATCCCAAATTGTTTTTAAAAAACTATGAGAAAAATTTGCTTAGTCATTCCATCATTAC includes:
- a CDS encoding sulfotransferase family protein, with protein sequence MPDNLKSPIIFFGFGRSGTTIISNIVFRHPKLAWVSNYQDKLPQYRSINVLRNIQDNSLWRIKKPNNAHLVSFFFKFLFLPSESYSFWNWVTKREFGRSFFWEMTETENRNAIREVCSNIVKYQKRERFSFKITGPSRLEYLHSIFPDAKFVWIKRSPLPNIRSLLNIDFFQDRKHELWWKGDVYSSKELKEIKNWNGQAELIAAIQYYKVHEVFQLERQKLNIEKNIYVLQYEDFIKNSDREMKNLLEFLNLDYHDNVKSYLRDREIYNANRKQEFYLSSELDDLVLKIATEGIG